ccagtttttcgtttataaagcacgaagtctcaggtcttgattaagcactcttttcaccgtgtttttgctcaaacccatctggagggccataactttttgtttcctagcgggatttctggcaatgcgtgccctaattgcttgtacaaccgctggagtcctagctgtacgcggacgaccgcttcttttcttgtcatttaaactagagacctcactgtatctttctatggtacggtacacaaatcttagagagaattttaaattttcaagtagcttaaaaattttagtcggcgagtgaccacaacgatatagtgcaattattgcggtacggctatctttaagcgtccactccatgttgaagaaaacagaaaattgcaaaattatactactcaaatatttaataaagattcgaaattcaaatgcagaacggtttttgttttaggagttccaaacttaaattttaaaggccagtgacagaacttatgagccgactaggtagatatttggatatttcttaTGCAAACTGGCTCGACAATTTGTCGGAAAGTGCCATTTGACATTTAAATATCCCATTCAGAAAATAAAAGATTTTGTAAGCATCAAGTTACTTGGAGCTCGATGTGCAGGTTGGATTAACTTTGTTCAATCTATAGAATACACGTCTAGCACAGCAAGCACGTGCATTCCTCttgtttttgacattttaagGCCAGGCCACACCGGATGCGTGTGTGTAGACGTGCAGAATACGAATTCTCATAAGAGATgacacaccgcttgcgtgatgTGCACGGCACGCAGCGGAGCGGCAAAGTCGCTTCGTTGCGGTCGGGACACGAACAGCGCAGTGCTGCATAGCATAGGTGCTGTGCGTGTACACGCGCAGCTcacttgtatttatttacaactCGGCCGGTGCGCGTGTTGGTTTTTAATATGGATTCAGTGATAAAAAAACGTCGACGCACACGTGCTGCGCACGCAAGCGGCGTGGCTCTGCCTCGTTCTATAGTATACAATTACACATTTACATTAGTGAAAGGTTAGTCTCTAAAAGTAATCTTGGTGTTGCGTGGCGGCGCCCAAGGACTTTGTTGACGCTATTGCGTTAGAGAAAGCAACCACTAATGCGATTTCGTTTCACTGCCTTGCTGCTTTTTCACCGTCTCATTGATTGGGAAGTCGAGTTATACATATTTGTAGTAGATTTTAACAACCGTCAACcagggtgaatagggatggctggggtgaatagggacaaaacttaaaatgcgatttacctgacaatttctcaaaaaatactcgcacaaattgtatcaattaattgattataatagtagattttgtatgatacaatttgtgtgggtatgttttaagaaaatgACAGGTacatcacattttaagttttgtccctattcaccccggttgacggtattttctcaaaaatggacggcaaaatCAACTTTACCGGTTAAAAAATAGGTCGCAAAGTGCTTaatttatggtcagtcaaaaatttaaaaacgttgcagtctcgatttcgggactgcgcTTCCATTATTTGTCAAGTTTGAAactttttaaaaagttaaattgccatatcaaatgaaggcgtAGGTCcataaacagccaaacagatgatcagtatgttagtactgcgactatttagctgcctcaaatatagttggtcaagcaaatcttgtcagtagaaaaaggcggcgtattttcggcagaaaaatacacttctttatttaatgaaaaaatatatataaaaaggcggcaaagcaaatcttaggaattgtttttgcttttttctgtaaaaatatatacgtaatCTGGAACGTTCTTTCtgttaaatatttctattatatttgtatttcttgcgccatttttgagaaaggcactatatatgactcgacTGGAacgctacttgctggcttcggattcaattaaacggactcccaaggtcgtccgtttaaaacgaatcttcagccagcaagtagctatttccgagcctcgacaataatgtactatatcGTTTTTCCGGCAGACATACTCCGTCGCCTAGCGACGTGAAAGCTGGCGCCGCGTTGCCTCCGGCGGACTTATACGCACACCTGGGACCGGGGAGAGGTAGGTGCTCTCgtctaattaaaattttagtcTCGTTAttatgtcggatgtcggcgGCGAAtggaatatttaatttattattcgaTACGCCGGTTTGATGCAATCGAAGTAATCACGGAGGAAGGCGGATAATGGATCGCTTATACAGCCATCATCTACATGTCAGTCCCGAACCTTGAAATGAGATTTCCGCTCACTCGAAGATTGTTATTTACACTCGGATCCAGATACTTTTCATTGATCCGTTTCATGGTTTAAATTGCAGAGAAACTGATGCGCGGCGCGGAGGTGGGTCCGGGCGCGTACGGGCGCGGCGTGGACCTGTCGCTGGGCGCGCGCGCCAACGGAGCCGCCCTCTCCGTGCGCGACGCGCCCACCATCAACTCCCTCATCGCCCGCGCGCCCCGCCACCACCGCGTCGACGAGCTGCTGGAGCGCCTCGCCCCCGCCGTCGCCGTCCCCGTCGCCGCCCCGCACAGCGTCATCGTCACCGCGCGCGCCACTCCCACCCCCGACCCCACACCCTCCCCGCCCTCCGACAACGAGGACTCCCCCGACTCCACCCTGGCGACCAAGCGGAAGAGAAAACCCGACCGCACCATCCGCGTCCCCTCCCTGCCGCTTCCGCTCCCCCTCCCCCACCCCCACCCCGTCGCGGTGTCCCCGCCCCACCGGCCGGGGGAGGTGAACGGCTCTTCGCCGGCGCCGCCCCAGCCGCCGCCGGAGCCCCCGGTGCGGAGAAAAACGCGCTCCGGCTCCGCGGAGACCATCGACGATATCGCTGCTATGATCGCCAGTACGGACCAAAAGGTGACATTATTCattttcgaaattaaactatcgtgagacatttcaaaatatttatatcaacacacacacacatatatatagaacatgtcgccaaaagcgactaaaaataatagtgagtgaaaccgtattgatATATACGATATTTTTGTATTCCAAAGtctttcactagacttatatctttttttttttttttgagacatattgaccgggatatagaccgtgattaccttttgttattatttatgagctcccgatatttcgacgcagttacatgcatcttgttcacgggtaaccaaagatagcgggtgggtgtcaaagttgtgtagaccgcgctcggtctaccgtCATTATTTCGCGTCGACTGCGTTCGCTtcaagtctagtgaaactaatcgtgaatcattcaaaactctaattccAAAGTCTTTGTACCAAAAAATACACTCAAATAACTATCTCTTCAATTTGCTATTGATTTCTGCCGAGTTTCGGCaaactttacaaattattatttaaagcttatttttaaattaaattacctcGTAACCCTAAACTAATAAAGAAACAATGGTCAGGTGGAGGAGCCTGCGCTGAAGGAACCAGAAAAGCCTGTCGAACCACTCGTTACCATCGACAAGCTGAAAAGCGTGCTCGCGAGCGACTCGGAACACAAGCCGGACGAAGCGCCCAACTCCCCGCCGAAGGTTCAGCAGGTTAGTTTTACCTGCATGGATAGTCTCATTTTTGGTTTCCTTTTCGGCAGAGTAGATTTGTATAGAGCGATTTTTATGGACCCTATGTGAAATATGAATGTAAGCCCTAAACCCTGTCCAAACCTTttctattttcattttattgtaatAGGTAAATTTTGTGATGTTTAAATTGTCACAGAAAAAATTGACTCCGTTTTAACCGCTGGGAACGTTTAATCCATTGGAAAACGTGACAGGTATTTTAGAGTCAGTGGGTAATATTTAGTAATGTCAGCAGATGGAAGTGACCCCGGCGGATCCCTTGCCCATGCCCTCGGCCGCGCCCCCTCCGGCCGCGCCCCCGGGGGCACCgtcggcgggggcgggggcggcggcgcCCCGCCGGCGCGCCCTCCGCGCCTCGCCCTCCGCCTCCACCAACGCGCCCGTGGAGTCCCCCTCGGAGGCCAAGCCCGCCGAGCCCGGCGAGCCCGCGCAACCCGCGCATCCCGCCGAGCCCGCTCAGCCCGATGAACCCAGCGCTGCTAGCTTTGTGGAGGTCGAGAACCAGCTGGAGAAGATGTTCGCGGGGATCGAGGAGGGTCCGGTTAATCAAGAAGGTATGTTATGTAGTATTTTAAGAATATAGTAATGAAGGCTTTTAAACGCAGAAAATTAgttgaaaaacaaaaacactTTTAATTTCAGGCGACCAACCAGTAGAAAAAGAGAAACCTCAAACCGCGAAAGCGCGGAAGCGGCGAAAATCGGCGCCGACCAAGGGCGAGAGGAAAGCCATGCGCCGCGCCTTGCGCGCCGACACCGGCGACAAGAAGAAGCCGGGCCGCAAGGCCAAGGACAAGGACGCCTACGACTCCGGCAGCAACGCCAGCTCCGGCCGCTCCAGGGGGCCCTACGTGCAGGTACGCAGATTACATGTTCATTATGCCGGCGGGCATGCCGCCAACCAGCCCAGCGGTATTCCCGGCTGGTATTTGAGTCGCCGAGCTCGCATTGCCTGCCGAGGTTGATTATGCCGCCGGCATAGTGTGTAGGAGCCTTAATATAAGACTTGAAAGTGGACAACCCTAAAAACCCTGAATCTACCAAACGTGTTTTTGTGGcagttattataatataaagccTTCCATAATCGACCATGTCAAGGCATGTTGGTAGAACATGGTAGTCCGACGTCAATTATTTCTAACCATCTGTGCTAATCGTAAGCATACCCTCTCAATTTTTACAGACGCGGTACCGAGTTGGTAAACAGATGCACAATTGGAATCTAAATATTTCAAGGTCGTTTTTTGACTGGCAAGTTTAAAACCGTGGGAGTTAAAGGCCAGAGTacaccggctgcgtgtgcgtaAACGTGCGGTAAAATGTTGGAGCCGtgcacgcaagcggtgtgccgtcacTCATAAGGATCTGTGTACGCACGTGCACTTGTAAGCACACTGGCTGCGTGTGCGCATGCGCAGGCTAACCAATGTTGATATTTCTAGTGGTGGTTTCCCCAGATCCGCGGTCCGCGCGACTCGCCGCTGTCGGTGTCCGTGATCAACGCGGCGACGGGCGAGGACGAGGAGCCCGCGCGGCGCAAGGACGACTTCCGCAACGGCCTGCGCACGCGCGGCCTGCACTGCAGCACGCTCGGCTTACGGTacacacacaacaacacaacacaccaCACACATGTTCCCTACTctgctatttttagggttccgtagccaaatagaaagctgtaatttggcatggatatataaatcaatcgtGCAGACGgtgctaaaacaaaaaaattggaaaaaaataaacCCTGACACGAAAAGTAgagatggtttttttttttttttcgcttcatcAGACACTAAGTAGTGTGGAGTgacgttggataggtctttcggAACGAAAAGGGGTCTTCAAgaccattttttttaagagaTTTTTTTCGAACAAATGCttcgaaagaaaaaaatgtgtccgACTGAAAACTAAAGGGACCGTGCTTGTTGGAGAGTCTACTTTCTTGTGGCCTAAATCGCAAAACATaaactgtacattgacacttcacccCAAAGCAATTTAAGTGCTGCCCTCCACTGGTTTTCTTATGCATTGTATGattgtaggttctgccatcttgtgggctacattggaAGTTTAATCTTGACGTTTACATTTCGCGCCAAAAAAGGGGGGctctgtgctgccccctacaggtCATGCTCGTCCGCTacagcgaacatgatcggttgTCGTTTTTGCAAAAACTCTTCCCTTCTCAGTATAACCGACGACACCGttctaatgagggctatcgtttttttgctcaccagttggcgcctctgttgatggtggtccaaaagactaaagaacagctgtcagtcattgaagtgatttcgaactatggaaaagatcaccatctacactagcgcccctggcggcgaattcatacgcgttagccctcattgtaaacGATGATTATACCGTAGGTACGACGCGACCACGCCAGACGCGACGTGGCTGTGCGTGTTCTGCGAGCGCGGGCCGCACGCCGCCGGgctcggggacctcttcgggcCCTACCCCCTCGACACCGACTGCGACGAGTACAGGTACCTTACCTACTATAATGGTTGCTCACTAGCAAGCAGGTACAACGCGCCGTgattaatgtaaacatggcactGTCACTAGAAATAAAGTACTTAAGTGGATGATGATCAGCATGATTAAAGTTATATGGCGTTTTTGATCAGATTTTATGAGCCGGAATATCTCTcgatttcgtatttttttttagggaTGGTGTATCGTGGTAGCCTAATGTAaaagcgctgattttcagtcgcGGGGTTGAACCCTGGCTGgctattatttgatatttactagccTGAAATACTAGTATAAAACACCGTGAGGTTTGGATCTAATCTTAATAAGACGTAGTTTTGGGTTGGAAGTTGAGAAGGTAGTCATTCTTGTAAAAACATGTCGtggcaaaagccgggacaaAAAACTAGGAAGATTACGACTTGTGCAACGACAGCAATGTTTTCGAAACATTTATATTGGCGACTTACATTTGCAGAGCATTGGACGAGGCGACGCGACGAAAATATGAAGCGGGCGGCTCCGCCTGGCTGCACGAGGCTTGTGCAGTGTGGGCGCCCGGACTACTCGCCGCCGGCGCCAGGCTCTGGGGACTCGCCAGTAAGTATTATAGTAGCGGGCGGCTCCGCCTGGCTGCACGAGGCTTGTGCAGTGTGGGCGCCCGGACTACTCGCCGCCGGCGCCAGGCTCTGGGGACTCGCCAGTAAGTATTATAGTAGCGGGCGGCTCCGCCTGGCTGCACGAGGCTTGTGCAGTGTGGGCGCCCGGACTACTCGCCGCCGGCGCCAGGCTCTGGGGACTCGCCAGTAAGTATTATAGTAGCGGGCGGCTCCGCCTGGCTGCACGAGGCTTGTGCAGTGTGGGCGCCCGGACTACTCGCCGCCGGCGCCAGGCTCTGGGGACTCGCCAGTAAGTATTATAGTAGCGGGCGGCTCCGCCTGGCTGCACGAGGCTTGTGCAGTGTGGGCGCCCGGACTACTCGCCGCCGGCGCCAGGCTCTGGGGACTCGCCAGTAAGTATTATAGTAGCGGGCGGCTCCGCCTGGCTGCACGAGGCTTGTGCAGTGTGGGCGCCCGGACTACTCGCCGCCGGCGCCAGGCTCTGGGGACTCGCCAGTAAGTATTATAGTAGCGGGCGGCTCCGCCTGGCTGCACGAGGCTTGTGCAGTGTGGGCGCCCGGACTACTCGCCGCCGGCGCCAGGCTCTGGGGACTCGCCAGTAAGTATTATAGTAGCGGGCGGCTCCGCCTGGCTGCACGAGGCTTGTGCAGTGTGGGCGCCCGGACTACTCGCCGCCGGCGCCAGGCTCTCGGGACTCGCCAGTAAGTATTATAGTAGCGGGCGGCTCCGCCTGGCTGCACGAGGCTTGTGCAGTGTGGGCGCCCGGACTACTCGCCGCCGGCGCCAGGCTCTGGGGACTCGCCAGTAAGTATTATAGTAGCGGGCGGCTTGTGCAGTGTGGGCGCCCGGACTACTCGCTGCCGGCTCCAGGCTCTGGGGACTCGCCAGTAAGTATTATAGTAGCGGGCGGCTCCGCCTGGCTGCACGAGGCTTGTGCAGTGTGGGCGCCCGGACTACTCGCCGCCGGCGCCAGGCTCTGGGGACTCGCCAGTAAGTATTATAGTAGCGGGCGGCTCCGCCTGGCTGCACGAGGCTTGTGCAGTGTGGGCGCCCGGACTACTCGCCGCCGGCGCCAGGCTCTGGGGACTCGCCAGTAAGTATTATAGTAGCGGGCGGCTCCGCCTGGCTGCACGAGGCTTGTGCAGTGTGGGCGCCCGGACTACTCGCCGCCGGCGCCAGGCTCTGGGGACTCGCCAGTAAGTATTATAGTAGCGGGCGGCTCCGCCTGGCTGCACGAGGCTTGTGCAGTGTGGGCGCCCGGACTACTCGCCGCCGGCGCCAGGCTCTGGGGACTCGCCAGTAAGTATTATAGTAGCGGGCGGCTCCGCCTGGCTGCACGAGGCTTGTGCAGTGTGGGCGCCCGGACTACTCGCCGCCGGCGCCAGGCTCTGGGGACTCGCCAGTAAGTATTATAGTAGCGGGCGGCTCCGCCTGGCTGCACGAGGCTTGTGCAGTGTGGGCGCCCGGACTACTCGCTGCCGGCGCCAGGCTCTGGGGACTCGCCAGTAAGTATTATAGTAGCGGGCGGCTCCGCCTGGCTGCACGAGGCTTGTGCAGTGTGGGCGCCCGGACTACTCGCCGCCGGCGCCAGGCTCTGGGGACTCGCCAGTAAGtattatacctagtcggctcataagttctgtcatatacatagtatcaaataaaatcaaaagtttaagtttattccgtataatttgtacagcgtttgaaagcttataaactagagaatctaaatgtata
This genomic interval from Cydia strobilella chromosome 9, ilCydStro3.1, whole genome shotgun sequence contains the following:
- the LOC134744129 gene encoding uncharacterized protein CG5098-like, encoding MSGSQHNPNGRQSQLGSSWSPLQVLQMANLLARAPQAHMASERGVTWHTPTPPPHLYHVPQPSPPDPLQAMKGAGNSVFRHTATPPELYRHTPTPPDKHLLRHTPSPSDVKAGAALPPADLYAHLGPGREKLMRGAEVGPGAYGRGVDLSLGARANGAALSVRDAPTINSLIARAPRHHRVDELLERLAPAVAVPVAAPHSVIVTARATPTPDPTPSPPSDNEDSPDSTLATKRKRKPDRTIRVPSLPLPLPLPHPHPVAVSPPHRPGEVNGSSPAPPQPPPEPPVRRKTRSGSAETIDDIAAMIASTDQKVEEPALKEPEKPVEPLVTIDKLKSVLASDSEHKPDEAPNSPPKVQQQMEVTPADPLPMPSAAPPPAAPPGAPSAGAGAAAPRRRALRASPSASTNAPVESPSEAKPAEPGEPAQPAHPAEPAQPDEPSAASFVEVENQLEKMFAGIEEGPVNQEGDQPVEKEKPQTAKARKRRKSAPTKGERKAMRRALRADTGDKKKPGRKAKDKDAYDSGSNASSGRSRGPYVQIRGPRDSPLSVSVINAATGEDEEPARRKDDFRNGLRTRGLHCSTLGLRYDATTPDATWLCVFCERGPHAAGLGDLFGPYPLDTDCDEYRALDEATRRKYEAGGSAWLHEACAVWAPGLLAAGARLWGLASAVWSCRATRCAVCGGGGAGLACSARACRACAHAPCARSHAWTLDHDLFRATCPRHTPPS